The Streptomyces sp. NBC_01255 genome window below encodes:
- the fasR gene encoding fatty acid biosynthesis transcriptional regulator FasR, with product MPEPTNAAHPHAATLKRLEQSSGRLAAGAIARMDETLPWYRAMPPENRSWIGLVAQAGIAAFTEWFRHPETPQAISTDVFGTAPRELTRAITLRQTVEMVRTTIEVMESAIEEVAAPGDESVLREALLVYAREIAFATAQVYAQAAEARGAWDARLESLVVNAVLSGEADEGAVSRAAALGWNSPDHVCVILGTAPDGDSELTVEAIRRAARHAKLQVLTGVLGDRLVVIAGGNDNPLAVAKSLIGPYAQGPVVAGPVVPDLLAATRSAQAAAAGLKACTAWQDAPRPVLADDLLPERAIASDPSARDQLVEEIYRPLEEAGSALLETLSVYLEQASSLEGAARMLFVHPNTVRYRLRRVTDVTGWSPSDVRSAFTLRIALILGRLADGDTQS from the coding sequence GTGCCAGAACCCACGAACGCCGCTCATCCGCACGCCGCGACCCTGAAGCGCCTCGAACAGTCCTCCGGGAGGCTCGCCGCCGGCGCCATCGCCCGCATGGACGAGACGCTGCCGTGGTACCGGGCGATGCCGCCGGAGAACCGTTCGTGGATCGGTCTGGTCGCCCAGGCCGGTATCGCCGCGTTCACCGAGTGGTTCCGGCACCCCGAGACGCCGCAGGCGATCTCGACGGACGTCTTCGGTACGGCGCCCCGCGAGCTGACCCGGGCCATCACCCTGCGCCAGACCGTGGAGATGGTCCGCACCACGATCGAGGTCATGGAGTCGGCGATCGAGGAGGTCGCCGCCCCCGGCGACGAGTCCGTGCTCCGCGAGGCGCTGCTCGTCTACGCCCGGGAGATCGCCTTCGCCACCGCCCAGGTGTACGCGCAGGCCGCCGAGGCCCGGGGCGCGTGGGACGCGCGCCTGGAGTCGCTCGTGGTGAACGCGGTGCTCTCCGGCGAGGCCGACGAGGGTGCCGTCTCCCGGGCCGCCGCCCTCGGCTGGAACTCGCCGGACCATGTCTGCGTGATCCTCGGCACCGCCCCCGACGGGGACAGCGAGCTGACCGTGGAGGCGATCCGGCGGGCCGCCCGGCACGCCAAGCTCCAGGTCCTCACCGGTGTCCTCGGCGACCGGCTCGTCGTCATCGCCGGCGGCAACGACAATCCGCTCGCCGTGGCGAAGTCGCTGATCGGCCCGTACGCGCAGGGGCCGGTCGTGGCCGGTCCCGTCGTCCCCGACCTGCTGGCGGCGACCCGCTCCGCGCAGGCCGCGGCGGCCGGTCTCAAGGCCTGCACCGCCTGGCAGGACGCGCCCCGGCCGGTCCTGGCGGACGATCTCCTCCCGGAGCGCGCCATCGCCTCCGACCCTTCGGCCCGCGACCAGCTGGTGGAGGAGATCTACAGACCGCTGGAGGAGGCGGGCTCGGCGCTCCTGGAGACGCTGAGCGTCTACCTGGAGCAGGCGAGCAGCCTCGAAGGCGCGGCGCGGATGTTGTTCGTGCACCCCAACACCGTGCGCTACCGGCTTCGACGTGTGACCGACGTCACCGGCTGGTCACCCTCTGATGTCCGCTCGGCGTTCACGCTGCGGATCGCACTCATTCTGGGGCGCTTGGCCGACGGGGATACCCAGTCCTAG
- a CDS encoding lipid II:glycine glycyltransferase FemX: MSALLVTAAPTDRRAPAGPVRLGPVTPETYRAFLASRATGADGPSFLQLPSWAQVKDGWGHQLVGWGPESGELTGVALVLLRQFPGTRKYFAYLPEGPVADWSDPDMDGWLAPLLAHLRSSGVFAVRMGPGPAYRRWSAATAKAATGPGRRLADVLADEVDPLGTVVAERLRARGWRKCGGDSENGADAQPRHVFQVPLAGRSTDDLWSGLNQEWRRNVRKAGKSGVEITIGSAADLPEFYRLLRITEERDGFRLGRSLAYYERQYAVLNAEQPGRMRLYLARHEGEILAAHTMLTVGARVWYQTGASADHRREVRPSNALQWRMMLDAHALGAAVYDLRGVPSTLDPGDRAHGLLRWKLGTGGQVVETLGEWEIPMHGTTNQALFRAFQAYLARR, encoded by the coding sequence GTGTCAGCGCTGCTCGTGACGGCCGCACCCACCGACCGCCGCGCCCCCGCGGGCCCGGTCAGGCTCGGCCCAGTGACCCCCGAGACGTACCGCGCGTTCCTCGCCTCCCGCGCCACCGGCGCGGACGGACCCAGCTTCCTCCAACTCCCCTCCTGGGCCCAGGTGAAGGACGGATGGGGCCACCAACTCGTCGGCTGGGGACCGGAGTCCGGCGAGCTCACCGGCGTCGCCCTCGTCCTGCTCCGCCAGTTCCCCGGCACCCGCAAGTACTTCGCCTACCTCCCCGAGGGGCCCGTCGCCGACTGGTCCGACCCCGACATGGACGGCTGGCTCGCCCCGCTCCTCGCGCACCTCCGCTCCTCCGGCGTCTTCGCCGTCCGCATGGGCCCCGGGCCCGCCTACCGCCGCTGGAGCGCCGCCACCGCCAAGGCCGCCACCGGCCCCGGCCGCCGCCTCGCCGACGTCCTCGCCGACGAGGTCGACCCGCTCGGCACCGTCGTCGCCGAACGCCTCCGCGCCCGCGGCTGGCGCAAGTGCGGCGGCGACTCCGAGAACGGCGCCGACGCCCAGCCCCGGCACGTCTTCCAGGTCCCGCTCGCCGGCCGCTCCACCGACGACCTCTGGTCGGGCCTCAACCAGGAATGGCGGCGCAACGTCCGCAAGGCCGGCAAGTCCGGCGTGGAGATCACCATCGGCTCCGCCGCCGACCTGCCCGAGTTCTACCGGCTGCTCCGCATCACCGAGGAGCGCGACGGCTTCCGGCTCGGCCGCTCCCTCGCCTACTACGAGCGCCAGTACGCCGTCCTCAACGCCGAACAGCCCGGCCGCATGCGGCTCTACCTCGCCCGCCACGAGGGCGAGATACTCGCGGCCCACACCATGCTCACCGTCGGCGCCCGCGTCTGGTACCAGACCGGCGCCTCCGCCGACCACCGCCGCGAGGTCCGCCCCTCCAACGCCCTCCAGTGGCGCATGATGCTCGACGCCCACGCCCTCGGCGCCGCCGTCTACGATCTTCGCGGGGTACCCTCCACCCTCGATCCGGGCGACCGCGCCCACGGGCTCCTGCGCTGGAAGCTCGGCACGGGCGGACAGGTCGTCGAAACGCTGGGGGAGTGGGAGATTCCGATGCACGGCACGACCAACCAGGCGCTGTTCCGCGCCTTCCAGGCATATCTGGCCCGCCGGTGA
- a CDS encoding pirin family protein — protein MTRIQRADERYPGGDPAAGIETRHALSFGPHYDPDNLRFGALLACNEERLAPGAGFDEHPHSHTEIVTWVVEGELTHHDTAGHTTVVRPGDLQRLGSAGGVRHVERNDADVPLVFVQMWFAPLVPGGEPTYEVVRALDGAYDLPGADARLHVLRTAAGEHTAVPAADFAYVHVVRGTVRLDGDGVELGPGDAARITGGEAHTLVATTDAEALIWEMRDWRKALG, from the coding sequence GTGACACGCATCCAGCGGGCAGACGAGCGGTACCCCGGGGGCGACCCGGCGGCGGGGATCGAGACCCGGCACGCCCTCTCCTTCGGGCCGCACTACGACCCCGACAACCTCCGCTTCGGCGCGCTCCTCGCCTGCAACGAGGAGCGGCTCGCGCCCGGCGCGGGCTTCGACGAGCATCCGCACAGCCACACCGAGATCGTCACCTGGGTCGTCGAGGGCGAGCTCACCCACCACGACACGGCCGGTCACACCACGGTCGTCCGCCCCGGCGACCTCCAGCGGCTCGGCTCCGCCGGGGGCGTCCGGCACGTCGAGCGCAACGACGCCGACGTCCCCCTCGTCTTCGTCCAGATGTGGTTCGCGCCGCTGGTGCCGGGCGGGGAGCCCACGTACGAGGTGGTGCGCGCGCTCGACGGGGCGTACGACCTGCCGGGGGCGGACGCGCGGCTGCACGTCCTGCGTACGGCGGCGGGCGAGCACACCGCCGTACCGGCCGCCGACTTCGCGTACGTCCATGTCGTACGCGGCACGGTCCGGCTCGACGGCGACGGCGTCGAGCTCGGCCCCGGCGACGCCGCCCGCATCACCGGTGGCGAAGCGCACACCCTCGTCGCGACGACCGATGCGGAGGCCCTGATCTGGGAGATGCGGGACTGGCGCAAGGCCCTGGGCTGA
- a CDS encoding ketoacyl-ACP synthase III, with amino-acid sequence MSKIKPSKGAPYARILGVGGYRPTRVVPNEVILETIDSSDEWIRSRSGIATRHWASPEETVAAMSVEASGKAIADAGITPEQIGAVIVSTVSHFKQTPAVATEIADKIGAGKPAAFDISAGCAGFGYGLTLAKGMIVEGSAEYVLVIGVERLSDLTDLEDRATAFLFGDGAGAVIVGPSDEPHIGPTVWGSEGDKSETIKQTVPWNEFHVGDVSKLPLNEAGEIKFPAITQEGQAVFRWAVFEMAKVAQQALDAAGITADDLDVFIPHQANMRIIDSMVKTLKLPEHVTVARDVETTGNTSAASIPLAMERLLATGKAKSGDTALVIGFGAGLVYAATVVTLP; translated from the coding sequence ATGTCGAAGATCAAGCCCAGCAAGGGCGCCCCGTACGCGCGGATCCTGGGTGTCGGCGGCTACCGCCCGACCCGGGTCGTGCCGAACGAGGTGATCCTCGAGACGATCGACTCGTCCGACGAGTGGATCCGCTCGCGCTCCGGTATCGCCACCCGCCACTGGGCCTCGCCCGAGGAGACCGTCGCCGCCATGTCGGTGGAGGCCTCCGGCAAGGCCATCGCCGACGCCGGGATCACCCCCGAGCAGATCGGCGCCGTGATCGTCTCCACGGTCTCGCACTTCAAGCAGACCCCGGCCGTCGCCACCGAGATCGCCGACAAGATCGGCGCCGGCAAGCCGGCCGCGTTCGACATCTCCGCCGGCTGCGCGGGCTTCGGCTACGGCCTGACGCTCGCCAAGGGCATGATCGTCGAGGGTTCCGCGGAGTACGTCCTCGTCATCGGCGTCGAGCGGCTCAGCGACCTGACGGATCTGGAGGACCGCGCGACGGCCTTCCTGTTCGGCGACGGCGCCGGTGCCGTGATCGTCGGCCCCTCGGACGAGCCGCACATCGGCCCGACCGTCTGGGGCTCCGAGGGCGACAAGTCCGAGACGATCAAGCAGACCGTGCCGTGGAACGAGTTCCACGTCGGCGACGTCTCGAAGCTGCCCCTCAACGAGGCCGGCGAGATCAAGTTCCCCGCCATCACGCAGGAGGGCCAGGCGGTCTTCCGCTGGGCCGTCTTCGAGATGGCGAAGGTCGCCCAGCAGGCACTGGACGCCGCCGGCATCACGGCGGACGACCTGGACGTCTTCATCCCGCACCAGGCGAACATGCGGATCATCGACTCGATGGTGAAGACTCTGAAGCTGCCGGAGCACGTCACGGTCGCCCGTGACGTGGAGACCACCGGCAACACCTCGGCCGCCTCGATCCCGCTCGCGATGGAGCGGCTCCTGGCGACCGGGAAGGCGAAGAGCGGCGACACCGCGCTCGTCATCGGCTTCGGGGCGGGTCTCGTCTACGCCGCGACGGTCGTTACCCTCCCCTAG
- a CDS encoding acyl carrier protein, with translation MAFTQEQVVEGLAEIVNEIAGIPTEDVQLDKSFTDDLDVDSLSMVEVVVAAEERFEVKIPDEDVKNLKTVGDAADYILKNQTGGISKV, from the coding sequence ATGGCCTTCACCCAGGAGCAGGTCGTCGAGGGTCTCGCCGAGATCGTCAACGAGATCGCCGGCATCCCGACCGAGGACGTCCAGCTGGACAAGTCCTTCACCGACGACCTGGACGTCGACTCCCTGTCCATGGTCGAGGTCGTCGTCGCCGCCGAAGAGCGCTTCGAGGTCAAGATCCCGGACGAGGACGTCAAGAACCTCAAGACGGTCGGCGACGCTGCCGACTACATCCTGAAGAACCAGACCGGCGGCATCTCGAAGGTCTGA
- a CDS encoding L,D-transpeptidase, translating into MRTSPPRPSRPSRPSRSVLAAVALGVSLTACSAQAASGPGPSKTGAPASAASPAKVTVVDPAAGRPVSVTASGGTLATVKVADAEGGVLTGRTGAGGTSWTSDRKAVPGTSYTVEVTSLTADGKEATTRSSFATPEPKEVNKLTLAPGKNTTVGVGHPLSIVFDLPVTRKADVERQLKVTTSNATEGSWGWVKDYSGRDRADWRPREYWKPGTKVTLEADLDGTDSGGGWFVRDYKTGFTVGAAQVVKVDLDRQKLTLERDGRAVRTIPVSGGTPGGDKRSWRGTAVLMAKEGTINMNSETVGLGDAYDKMVDHSMRLTWSGMYAHAAPWNAAYFGKANKSSGCIGMSDGNAASFYAQVNVGDPFEITGRDTKGTVAEGNGYGAWNLSWAQWKAKSALA; encoded by the coding sequence ATGCGCACCTCGCCGCCTCGCCCGTCCCGCCCGTCCCGCCCGTCCCGTTCCGTGCTCGCGGCCGTGGCGCTGGGCGTCTCGCTCACCGCCTGCTCCGCCCAGGCGGCGAGCGGCCCCGGCCCGTCGAAGACGGGGGCCCCGGCATCGGCGGCGTCCCCGGCGAAGGTGACGGTCGTGGATCCGGCGGCCGGCCGGCCGGTCTCGGTGACCGCCTCGGGCGGCACGCTCGCGACGGTGAAGGTCGCCGACGCGGAGGGCGGGGTCCTCACAGGGCGTACGGGGGCGGGCGGGACGAGCTGGACGTCGGACCGCAAGGCGGTGCCGGGCACCTCGTACACGGTGGAGGTGACGTCCCTTACCGCCGACGGCAAGGAGGCCACCACCCGGTCCTCCTTCGCGACGCCGGAGCCGAAGGAGGTCAACAAGCTGACCCTGGCGCCCGGCAAGAACACGACGGTGGGCGTCGGGCATCCCCTGTCGATCGTCTTCGACCTGCCGGTGACGCGGAAGGCGGACGTGGAGCGGCAGCTGAAGGTCACCACGTCGAACGCCACCGAGGGCTCCTGGGGCTGGGTGAAGGACTACTCGGGCCGTGACAGGGCGGACTGGCGGCCCCGGGAGTACTGGAAGCCGGGCACGAAGGTCACCCTGGAAGCGGACCTCGACGGCACCGACTCGGGCGGCGGCTGGTTCGTACGGGACTACAAGACCGGCTTCACCGTCGGCGCCGCGCAGGTCGTCAAGGTCGACCTGGACCGGCAGAAGCTGACCCTGGAGCGGGACGGGCGCGCGGTGCGCACGATCCCGGTCTCCGGCGGCACCCCGGGCGGCGACAAGCGGTCCTGGCGGGGCACGGCCGTCCTGATGGCGAAGGAGGGGACCATCAACATGAACTCGGAGACGGTGGGCCTCGGCGACGCCTACGACAAGATGGTCGACCACTCGATGCGGCTGACCTGGTCGGGCATGTACGCGCACGCGGCCCCGTGGAACGCGGCGTACTTCGGCAAGGCCAACAAGAGTTCCGGCTGCATCGGCATGAGCGACGGGAACGCCGCGTCGTTCTACGCCCAGGTGAACGTCGGCGACCCCTTCGAGATCACCGGCCGCGACACGAAGGGCACGGTCGCGGAGGGCAACGGCTACGGGGCGTGGAACCTGAGCTGGGCGCAGTGGAAGGCGAAGAGCGCGCTCGCCTGA
- the fabF gene encoding beta-ketoacyl-ACP synthase II, translated as MSSTNRTVVVTGIGATTPLGGDSASTWEGLLAGRSGVRPLEGERFAELPVQIAATAAVDPGDVLPRPLARKLDRSAQFALIAAREAWADAGYTAPAGEDDKIAPERLGSVIASGIGGVTTLLDQYDVLKEKGVRRVSPHTVPMLMPNSPSANVGLEVNARAGVHTPVSACASGAEAIGYAVEMIRTGRADVVVAGGTEAAIHPLPIAAFANMMAMSKSNDEPTKASRPYDTGRDGFVLGEGAGVVILESEEHAKARGARIYCEVLGQGLSADSHHIAQPEPTGRGIAAAMQNLLDSTDLKPSEVVHLNAHATSTPQGDVAEIKALRKVLGDDLDHVAISATKSMTGHLLGGAGGIETVATVLALHNRLAPPTINLDDLDPEVDADIVRGEPRELPQGTIAAINNSFGFGGHNVVLAFRTI; from the coding sequence GTGAGCTCGACCAATCGCACCGTGGTCGTTACCGGTATCGGCGCAACCACACCGCTGGGTGGCGACTCCGCGTCGACCTGGGAAGGTCTTCTCGCGGGGCGCTCCGGCGTCAGGCCCCTGGAGGGCGAGCGCTTCGCGGAGCTGCCCGTCCAGATCGCCGCGACCGCCGCCGTCGACCCCGGCGACGTCCTGCCCCGCCCGCTCGCCCGCAAGCTGGACCGCTCGGCGCAGTTCGCGCTGATCGCGGCCCGCGAGGCCTGGGCCGACGCGGGCTACACCGCCCCCGCCGGCGAGGACGACAAGATCGCGCCCGAGCGGCTCGGTTCCGTCATCGCCTCCGGCATCGGCGGTGTCACCACGCTGCTCGACCAGTACGACGTGCTGAAGGAGAAGGGCGTTCGCCGCGTCTCCCCGCACACCGTGCCCATGCTCATGCCGAACAGCCCCTCCGCCAACGTGGGTCTGGAGGTGAACGCCCGGGCGGGCGTCCACACCCCGGTCTCCGCGTGCGCGTCGGGTGCCGAGGCGATCGGCTACGCCGTCGAGATGATCCGTACCGGCCGGGCCGACGTGGTCGTGGCCGGCGGTACCGAGGCCGCGATCCACCCGCTGCCGATCGCCGCCTTCGCCAACATGATGGCGATGTCCAAGAGCAACGACGAGCCGACGAAGGCCTCGCGTCCGTACGACACCGGCCGGGACGGCTTCGTCCTCGGCGAGGGCGCGGGCGTCGTGATCCTGGAGTCCGAGGAGCACGCGAAGGCGCGCGGCGCGCGCATCTACTGCGAGGTCCTCGGCCAGGGCCTGTCGGCCGACAGCCACCACATCGCGCAGCCCGAGCCGACCGGCCGGGGCATCGCCGCCGCGATGCAGAACCTGCTCGACTCGACGGACCTCAAGCCGTCCGAGGTCGTCCACCTCAACGCGCACGCCACGTCGACGCCGCAGGGTGACGTCGCCGAGATCAAGGCGCTGCGGAAGGTCCTGGGCGACGACCTCGACCACGTCGCGATCTCCGCGACCAAGTCGATGACCGGTCACCTCCTGGGCGGCGCGGGCGGCATCGAGACCGTCGCGACGGTCCTGGCGCTCCACAACCGCCTGGCCCCGCCGACGATCAACCTCGACGACCTGGACCCCGAGGTCGACGCGGACATCGTCCGCGGCGAGCCCCGCGAGCTCCCCCAGGGCACGATCGCCGCGATCAACAACAGCTTCGGCTTCGGCGGCCACAACGTGGTCCTGGCGTTCCGCACGATCTGA
- a CDS encoding outer membrane protein assembly factor BamB family protein yields the protein MTPEHRGPTTAVATLSGAAFGAAAVLLGAGVVAADWPTGWAAVVCALVLTAVGVTVRAAGSRTEPAAASSGTPGAEPEDAVPGDGPSLDKTTTTAPVAASRGRSSLVAAAVVWALAVLAGGIWAATSGGDEGGEEASKGGAPAVSTSVAPSTSASTSASTSTSDSALDRTPAVAWTVPATGPRGDTGIGFWGLGSTVAQGRVDGLFAYDGAHGTVRWSVPAPTREALCAMSPDIGEGVGLVAHGRHEKPCSTLLAVRTSDGKVMWQRKLGGKGLVKDALAVGGTTAVTAEDGAVRARSAESGEQRWQRAHPRGCKALALDADATRTLLVEQCGKGARLLALDTRTGAQRWSRDLPVESAATAAVVSVSPVVVAVDEADARGTQAFLGFDDKGVPTVTVPLSGPEGILSAPGDVGDGRTVRPVVRDGLLVTFAESAATTPNRLVAYALKDGRPAWVHKDDGQLMAFAAAPGGRVAYLDYSSKVTVLDGTTGTVHMVLEPDPAGRADISIEPELVAVPGGHVVLNQILVAGEPAALALR from the coding sequence GTGACACCTGAACACAGAGGGCCGACCACGGCCGTCGCCACGCTGTCGGGGGCCGCGTTCGGCGCGGCGGCGGTGCTCCTCGGGGCGGGCGTCGTCGCCGCCGACTGGCCGACGGGCTGGGCGGCGGTGGTGTGCGCGCTGGTTCTCACCGCCGTGGGGGTGACCGTCCGCGCGGCGGGAAGCCGTACGGAGCCGGCGGCCGCGAGCTCGGGTACGCCAGGCGCCGAGCCGGAGGACGCGGTACCGGGTGACGGCCCGAGCCTCGACAAGACCACCACGACCGCGCCGGTCGCCGCCTCCCGGGGCCGGTCCTCTCTCGTGGCAGCCGCCGTCGTCTGGGCCCTCGCCGTCCTCGCCGGCGGCATCTGGGCGGCCACGTCCGGGGGCGACGAGGGTGGCGAAGAGGCGTCGAAGGGCGGAGCGCCCGCGGTCTCGACCTCGGTCGCGCCGTCGACCTCCGCCTCGACCTCTGCCTCGACGTCCACCTCGGATTCGGCCCTCGACCGGACACCGGCCGTCGCCTGGACGGTCCCCGCCACCGGCCCGCGGGGCGACACGGGAATCGGCTTCTGGGGCCTCGGCTCCACCGTCGCCCAGGGGCGGGTCGACGGACTCTTCGCGTACGACGGTGCCCACGGCACCGTCAGATGGAGCGTGCCCGCACCCACCCGCGAGGCCCTGTGCGCGATGAGTCCGGACATCGGAGAGGGCGTCGGGCTCGTCGCGCACGGCCGGCACGAGAAGCCCTGCTCGACCCTGCTCGCGGTCCGCACCTCCGACGGCAAGGTCATGTGGCAGCGGAAGCTCGGCGGAAAGGGCCTCGTCAAGGACGCGCTCGCCGTCGGCGGCACCACCGCCGTCACCGCCGAGGACGGAGCCGTACGGGCCCGCTCCGCCGAGTCCGGCGAGCAGCGCTGGCAGCGGGCGCACCCCAGGGGGTGCAAGGCCCTGGCGCTCGATGCCGACGCCACCCGCACCCTCCTCGTCGAGCAGTGCGGCAAGGGCGCGCGGCTCCTCGCCCTGGACACCCGTACCGGCGCCCAGCGGTGGAGCCGGGACCTGCCCGTCGAGTCGGCGGCCACCGCGGCGGTCGTCTCCGTCTCCCCGGTGGTCGTCGCGGTCGACGAGGCGGACGCCCGCGGCACCCAGGCCTTCCTGGGCTTCGACGACAAGGGAGTCCCGACCGTGACGGTGCCGCTCAGCGGGCCCGAGGGCATCCTGTCCGCCCCCGGGGACGTGGGCGACGGCCGCACCGTCCGGCCTGTCGTACGCGACGGCCTCCTCGTCACCTTCGCCGAGAGCGCCGCGACGACGCCGAACCGGCTCGTCGCGTACGCCCTGAAGGACGGCCGGCCGGCGTGGGTGCACAAGGACGACGGCCAGTTGATGGCCTTCGCCGCCGCGCCCGGCGGCCGCGTCGCCTACCTGGACTACAGCTCGAAGGTCACCGTCCTCGACGGCACCACGGGCACGGTCCACATGGTCCTGGAGCCCGACCCGGCCGGGCGGGCGGACATCTCCATCGAGCCGGAGCTCGTCGCCGTCCCCGGCGGCCACGTCGTCCTCAACCAGATCCTGGTCGCGGGCGAACCGGCTGCGCTCGCCCTGCGCTGA
- a CDS encoding ACP S-malonyltransferase, which translates to MLVLVAPGQGAQTPGFLTPWLELPGASDRIAAWSEAIGLDLVHYGTKADADEIRDTAVAQPLLVAAGLLSAAALGDVAPGAVAGHSVGEFTAAAFAGVLDDTAVLRLVRTRGLAMAEAAAVTATGMSALLGGDPEVTVPHLEKLGLTAANVNGAGQIVAAGTLEQLAALDADKPEGVRRVVALKVAGAFHTHHMAPAVAKLEEAAAELSPADPAVTYVSNKDGRTVATGAEVLARLVGQVANPVRWDLCMETFQELGATALIEVCPGGTLTGIAKRALPGVATVALKTPDDLDAARTLIAQHAAV; encoded by the coding sequence GTGCTCGTACTCGTCGCTCCCGGCCAAGGCGCTCAGACGCCCGGCTTCCTGACTCCCTGGCTCGAACTCCCCGGTGCCTCCGACCGCATCGCGGCGTGGTCCGAGGCCATCGGGCTCGACCTCGTCCACTACGGCACGAAGGCCGACGCGGACGAGATCCGTGACACCGCCGTGGCGCAGCCGCTGCTCGTCGCCGCCGGCCTGCTCTCGGCCGCGGCCCTCGGTGACGTAGCGCCCGGCGCCGTCGCCGGTCACAGCGTCGGCGAGTTCACCGCCGCCGCGTTCGCGGGCGTCCTCGACGACACCGCCGTGCTGCGTCTCGTACGCACCCGTGGTCTCGCGATGGCCGAGGCCGCCGCGGTCACCGCGACCGGTATGTCGGCGCTGCTCGGCGGCGACCCCGAGGTGACCGTCCCGCACCTGGAGAAGCTCGGTCTGACCGCGGCCAACGTGAACGGCGCGGGCCAGATCGTGGCCGCCGGCACGCTGGAGCAGCTGGCCGCCCTGGACGCGGACAAGCCGGAGGGCGTGCGCCGGGTCGTGGCGCTCAAGGTCGCCGGCGCGTTCCACACACACCACATGGCGCCCGCGGTGGCGAAGCTGGAGGAGGCGGCCGCCGAGCTGTCCCCGGCGGACCCGGCCGTGACGTACGTCTCCAACAAGGACGGGCGGACCGTCGCCACCGGCGCCGAGGTCCTCGCGCGCCTGGTCGGCCAGGTCGCGAACCCGGTCCGCTGGGACCTGTGCATGGAGACCTTCCAGGAGCTCGGCGCGACCGCCCTGATCGAGGTGTGCCCCGGCGGCACCCTCACCGGCATCGCCAAGCGCGCCCTGCCGGGCGTGGCCACGGTCGCCCTCAAGACCCCCGACGACCTCGACGCGGCCCGTACGCTCATCGCCCAGCACGCGGCCGTCTGA